The Lactuca sativa cultivar Salinas chromosome 2, Lsat_Salinas_v11, whole genome shotgun sequence genome includes a window with the following:
- the LOC111915500 gene encoding uncharacterized protein LOC111915500: MDKLLEHPEFTGCIRRILHVAFVAGEESGWSNLKAQVDFGTYDPSASDSRSSYSLALDDALLGFTTMDFVGLLGLGHLDMVGVRALCAFDEGVVGLGVGAGGGGDGNDDGVAIEGGNGDGDGVIGGGGNGDGDGAVGGGGNGDADGDGGGGGNGDGDGVAVGGGNGDGGGVAGV; this comes from the coding sequence ATGGATAAGCTTCTTGAGCATCCAGAGTTCACTGGTTGCATTAGGCGCATTCTTCATGTTGCTTTTGTTGCTGGTGAAGAGTCGGGTTGGTCAAATTTGAAAGCTCAGGTGGATTTCGGGACTTACGATCCTTCGGCTAGTGACTCTCGGTCTAGTTATTCTTTGGCTTTGGATGATGCTCTTCTTGGTTTCACAACTATGGATTTTGTCGGCTTGCTTGGGTTGGGTCATTTGGACATGGTTGGGGTGCGGGCATTGTGTGCCTTTGATGAAGGCGTAGTTGGGTTGGGCGTAGGGGCAGGTGGAGGTGGAGATGGTAATGATGATGGCGTTGCTATTGAGGGTGgcaatggtgatggtgatggtgttaTTGGTGGGGGTGGCaacggtgatggtgatggtgctgTTGGTGGGGGTGGCAATGGTGATgctgatggtgatggtggtgggggtggcaatggtgatggtgatggtgttgCTGTTGGGGGTGGCAATGGCGATGGAGGTGGTGTTGCTGGTGTGTGA